Proteins from a genomic interval of Streptomyces sp. Tu6071:
- a CDS encoding amidohydrolase produces the protein MNRTTPPPPPTVLLRGGEVHSPADPFATAMVVERGHVAWVGSEGAADAFADGVDEVVHLEGALVTPAFVDAHVHATGTGLALTGLDLSEATSLEEALDRVAAHARTRAGDRVLLGHGWDASRWPGGRPPTRAELDRATGGRPLYLSRIDVHSAQVTTALLDLVPHAATLRGHHPEAPLTADAHHAVRAAAYGAVTPALREEAQRTALAHAASRGIGQVHECGGPEISDEEDFTGLLRLAEEGNGPRVVGYWAEAVAGERDAERVRALGARGAAGDLFADGALGSHTACLHTPYEDGASGHRGTPYLDAEAVAEHVTACTEAGLQAGFHAIGDAALGAVVAGFRAAAEKTGLERVRALRHRVEHAEMLDADAIAAFAELGLTASVQPAFDALWGGEDGMYAARLGVERARTLNPFAALLRAGVPLALGSDAPVTPLDPWGAVRAAAFHHTPEHRVSVRAAFTAHTRGGWRAAGRDDAGTLVPGAPADYAVWRTGALVVQAPDDRVARWSTDPRSGTPGLPDLTPGGPLPECLVTVVGGREVFRAGA, from the coding sequence ATGAACCGCACGACACCCCCGCCACCCCCCACCGTCCTGCTCCGCGGTGGCGAGGTGCACAGCCCCGCCGACCCCTTCGCGACCGCCATGGTCGTCGAGCGCGGCCACGTCGCCTGGGTCGGCTCCGAAGGCGCGGCGGACGCCTTCGCGGACGGCGTCGACGAGGTCGTCCACCTCGAAGGCGCCCTCGTCACCCCGGCGTTCGTGGACGCGCACGTGCACGCGACCGGCACCGGACTCGCCCTCACCGGGCTCGACCTGAGCGAGGCCACGAGCCTGGAGGAGGCGCTCGACCGCGTCGCGGCGCACGCCCGTACCCGCGCCGGGGACCGCGTCCTGCTCGGCCACGGCTGGGACGCGTCGCGCTGGCCCGGCGGCCGTCCCCCGACGCGCGCCGAACTCGACCGCGCCACGGGGGGCCGCCCGCTCTACCTCTCGCGCATCGACGTGCACTCCGCGCAGGTCACCACCGCGCTCCTCGACCTCGTCCCGCACGCCGCGACCCTGCGCGGCCACCACCCCGAGGCCCCCCTCACCGCCGACGCGCACCACGCCGTCCGCGCCGCCGCGTACGGCGCGGTGACGCCCGCGCTGCGCGAGGAGGCGCAGCGCACCGCGCTCGCGCACGCGGCCTCGCGCGGCATCGGGCAGGTCCACGAGTGCGGCGGTCCGGAGATCTCCGACGAGGAGGACTTCACCGGGCTGCTGCGCCTCGCGGAGGAGGGCAACGGGCCGCGCGTCGTCGGCTACTGGGCCGAGGCGGTCGCGGGGGAGCGGGACGCGGAGCGGGTCCGCGCCCTCGGCGCGCGCGGCGCGGCGGGCGACCTCTTCGCCGACGGCGCGCTCGGCTCGCACACCGCGTGCCTGCACACGCCGTACGAGGACGGGGCGAGCGGTCACCGCGGCACCCCCTACCTCGACGCCGAGGCCGTCGCCGAGCATGTCACGGCGTGCACCGAGGCCGGGCTCCAGGCCGGTTTCCACGCGATCGGGGACGCGGCGCTCGGCGCGGTCGTCGCGGGCTTCCGCGCGGCGGCCGAGAAGACGGGCCTGGAGCGGGTGCGCGCGCTGCGCCACCGCGTGGAGCACGCCGAGATGCTCGACGCCGACGCGATCGCGGCCTTCGCCGAACTCGGCCTCACCGCCTCGGTGCAGCCGGCCTTCGACGCGCTGTGGGGCGGCGAGGACGGCATGTACGCGGCGCGGCTCGGCGTCGAGCGGGCCCGGACTCTCAACCCCTTCGCGGCCCTCCTGCGGGCCGGTGTCCCGCTCGCGCTCGGCTCGGACGCCCCGGTGACCCCGCTCGACCCCTGGGGCGCGGTGCGGGCCGCGGCCTTCCACCACACGCCCGAGCACCGCGTCTCGGTACGGGCCGCCTTCACCGCCCACACGCGCGGCGGCTGGCGCGCCGCCGGCCGCGACGACGCGGGCACGCTGGTCCCCGGCGCCCCCGCGGACTACGCCGTCTGGCGCACGGGCGCCCTCGTCGTGCAGGCCCCCGACGACCGCGTCGCCCGCTGGTCCACGGACCCCCGCTCCGGCACCCCCGGCCTGCCGGACCTCACCCCGGGCGGCCCCCTTCCCGAGTGTCTCGTGACGGTCGTGGGCGGCCGGGAGGTCTTCCGGGCCGGGGCCTGA
- a CDS encoding Lrp/AsnC family transcriptional regulator: protein MEDLDRQIVRLLVADGRMSYTDLGKATGLSTSAVHQRVRRLEQRGVIRGYAAVVDPEAVGLAMTAFISVKPFDPSAPDDIAERLAPVEEIEACHSVAGDENYILKVRVQSPYDLENLLARVRSLAGVSTRTTVVLSTPYESRPPHI, encoded by the coding sequence ATGGAGGACCTCGACCGGCAGATCGTGCGGTTGCTCGTCGCTGACGGGCGGATGAGCTACACCGACCTGGGCAAGGCCACGGGCCTGTCCACCTCGGCGGTGCACCAGCGGGTGCGGCGGCTCGAACAGCGCGGCGTGATCCGCGGGTACGCGGCCGTCGTGGACCCGGAGGCGGTCGGCCTCGCCATGACGGCGTTCATCTCCGTCAAGCCCTTCGACCCCTCGGCCCCCGACGACATCGCCGAACGCCTCGCCCCCGTCGAGGAGATCGAGGCGTGCCACAGCGTCGCGGGCGACGAGAACTACATCCTCAAGGTCCGCGTCCAGAGTCCCTACGACCTGGAGAACCTCCTCGCCAGGGTCCGCTCCCTGGCCGGCGTCTCCACCCGCACGACGGTCGTCCTCTCCACCCCGTACGAGTCCAGGCCCCCGCACATCTGA